From the Lolium rigidum isolate FL_2022 chromosome 2, APGP_CSIRO_Lrig_0.1, whole genome shotgun sequence genome, one window contains:
- the LOC124687645 gene encoding ubiquitin-like protein 5 — MIEVVLNDRLGKKVRVKCNEDDTIGDLKKLVAAQTGTRADKIRIQKWYNVYKDHITLADYEIHDGMGLELYYN, encoded by the coding sequence ATGATCGAGGTGGTGCTGAACGACCGGCTGGGGAAGAAGGTGCGCGTCAAGTGCAACGAGGACGACACGATCGGCGACCTGAAGAAGCTGGTGGCGGCGCAGACGGGGACGCGCGCCGACAAGATCCGCATCCAGAAGTGGTACAACGTCTACAAGGACCACATCACCCTCGCCGACTACGAGATCCACGACGGCATGGGCCTCGAGCTATACTACAACTAG